From one Gracilibacillus salinarum genomic stretch:
- the purQ gene encoding phosphoribosylformylglycinamidine synthase subunit PurQ: protein MKFAVVVFPGSNCDRDMYYAAKEALGEEADMLWYKDANLDGYDAILIPGGFSYGDYLRCGAIASTSSVVNQLREKAEAGVPILGVCNGFQILLESGLLPGALLRNKNLKFMCHFENLVVENNQTLFTSEYEKGEVVSIPIAHNEGNYYCDEETLASLKANNQIVFTYQNNPNGSVADIAGITNEKGNVLGMMPHPERAVEAILNSDDGLKLFQSMLANWRERYVAGA from the coding sequence GTGAAGTTTGCTGTCGTAGTCTTCCCAGGTTCGAACTGTGATCGCGATATGTATTATGCAGCAAAGGAAGCATTAGGAGAAGAAGCGGATATGCTTTGGTATAAGGATGCGAACCTTGATGGCTATGACGCCATTCTAATACCTGGAGGTTTCTCTTATGGTGATTATCTTCGCTGCGGTGCAATTGCATCTACATCAAGTGTTGTCAATCAATTACGTGAGAAAGCAGAAGCAGGAGTACCGATTTTAGGTGTATGTAATGGATTTCAGATTTTATTAGAATCCGGACTACTCCCTGGTGCACTATTACGTAATAAAAACTTAAAATTCATGTGTCACTTCGAGAATCTGGTAGTCGAAAACAATCAAACACTTTTCACTTCAGAGTATGAAAAAGGTGAAGTCGTTTCGATTCCGATCGCACATAATGAAGGAAACTATTATTGTGATGAAGAAACACTTGCTAGTTTAAAAGCAAACAACCAAATCGTTTTTACGTATCAAAATAATCCAAATGGTTCTGTTGCAGATATTGCCGGAATCACGAATGAAAAAGGAAATGTACTAGGCATGATGCCACACCCTGAACGTGCGGTGGAAGCAATCTTGAATAGTGATGATGGATTGAAATTATTCCAATCAATGTTAGCGAACTGGAGGGAACGTTATGTTGCAGGCGCCTGA
- a CDS encoding VOC family protein yields the protein MKPTINMITIPVRNLEESEAFYRKLLEIPEEKISAGDDHIAFFLEQDISLVLFERKGFAEMTGQANQTFDHSTLILTHTATSEQEVDKVLLEAEEAGGSIYKQGTSDEWSYTGYFNDPNGHVWEVIAWK from the coding sequence ATGAAGCCAACCATCAATATGATTACGATACCAGTACGAAATCTTGAAGAATCAGAAGCATTCTACCGGAAGCTGCTGGAAATACCAGAAGAAAAAATTTCAGCAGGCGACGATCATATCGCATTTTTTCTTGAACAAGATATATCATTGGTCTTATTTGAAAGGAAAGGATTTGCGGAAATGACAGGACAAGCGAATCAAACATTTGATCATTCAACACTAATTCTCACTCATACTGCCACAAGTGAGCAAGAGGTAGACAAAGTATTATTAGAAGCGGAAGAAGCAGGTGGCAGTATTTATAAACAAGGTACTTCAGATGAATGGAGCTACACAGGCTATTTCAACGATCCGAATGGGCATGTTTGGGAAGTTATCGCCTGGAAGTAA
- a CDS encoding DUF2179 domain-containing protein — protein MLENAIVMVVIIMVINIIYVSLSTLRVILTLKGRRYIAASIGIFEIMIYTVGLGLVLDNLGEIQNLIAYGLGYGLGVIVGSMIEEKLALGYTTVNVISSNPDISFTKQLRDKGYGVTSWYAYGMDGDRLSMQILSPRKYEMHLYETIKSIDPKAFIIAYEPKQIHGGFWVKKVKKGRIIKSVEETEAQQEAKQDEV, from the coding sequence TTGTTAGAAAATGCAATTGTAATGGTAGTTATTATCATGGTGATAAATATAATTTATGTATCGCTCTCTACACTGCGGGTGATCTTAACGTTGAAGGGGAGACGATACATTGCCGCGTCGATTGGTATATTCGAAATCATGATATACACAGTAGGCCTTGGGTTGGTTCTTGATAATTTGGGAGAAATTCAAAACTTAATCGCTTATGGACTCGGTTATGGTCTTGGTGTCATTGTCGGATCAATGATTGAGGAAAAACTGGCGCTTGGATATACGACAGTAAATGTGATATCGTCCAATCCTGATATTTCCTTTACAAAGCAACTAAGGGATAAAGGTTATGGTGTAACAAGCTGGTACGCCTATGGGATGGACGGTGACCGTTTGTCGATGCAAATATTATCTCCAAGAAAATATGAGATGCACTTATATGAAACAATTAAATCCATTGACCCTAAGGCATTTATTATTGCGTATGAACCGAAACAAATTCATGGTGGGTTCTGGGTGAAGAAAGTAAAGAAAGGGAGGATAATCAAAAGTGTCGAAGAAACAGAAGCACAGCAAGAAGCCAAACAAGATGAAGTTTAG
- the purK gene encoding 5-(carboxyamino)imidazole ribonucleotide synthase, with protein MPTNKLLFGSTIGIIGGGQLGRMMTTAAKHMGYRVIVLDPTPDCPTAQVADDQIVAAYDDLEAVKQLAEKSDVVTYEFENVDLTAAQILEESGILPQGANSLKVTQDRELEKKAMVDSDQPVADFAIVTTKQELQAAAERIGYPSVAKTCRGGYDGKGQVKLASEADIDSAAEMLEQADRLIVEKWVPFDKEISIVFTRAQNGDIAYFPVAENVHRDHILHATIAPGNVSEAIAAKARQAAKAIAETIGVVGTFAIEMFVCGDDILINELAPRPHNSGHYTIEACDVSQFEQHIRAICGVPLITVHAHDGAVMVNLLGKDVEPFFAQLDNNPDAHIHMYGKSENKPLRKMGHVTFIGDNPLTIYNELVEKKIIEEN; from the coding sequence TTGCCAACCAATAAGCTATTATTCGGATCTACAATCGGTATTATCGGTGGAGGACAGTTAGGGCGCATGATGACAACAGCGGCTAAACATATGGGCTATCGTGTCATTGTACTCGATCCAACGCCAGATTGTCCGACAGCACAAGTAGCGGACGATCAAATTGTTGCAGCATACGACGATTTAGAGGCAGTCAAACAGCTTGCTGAAAAAAGTGATGTCGTGACCTATGAATTCGAAAACGTTGATCTAACAGCTGCACAAATACTAGAAGAGTCAGGCATTCTACCTCAAGGTGCCAACTCATTAAAAGTCACCCAGGATCGGGAGCTGGAGAAGAAAGCGATGGTAGACAGTGATCAGCCTGTTGCCGATTTTGCGATTGTGACTACGAAGCAGGAATTACAAGCAGCAGCAGAAAGAATTGGTTATCCTTCTGTTGCCAAAACGTGCCGAGGCGGTTATGACGGCAAAGGTCAAGTGAAGCTGGCAAGTGAAGCGGACATTGATAGTGCTGCAGAAATGCTAGAACAAGCGGACCGGCTCATCGTAGAGAAGTGGGTACCTTTCGATAAAGAAATCTCGATCGTATTTACAAGAGCACAGAATGGTGATATTGCGTACTTCCCGGTAGCGGAGAATGTTCATCGGGATCATATTCTTCATGCAACGATCGCACCAGGAAACGTGTCAGAAGCGATTGCAGCGAAAGCGCGCCAGGCAGCGAAAGCGATAGCTGAAACAATCGGTGTCGTTGGAACGTTTGCAATCGAAATGTTCGTGTGTGGGGACGACATCCTTATCAACGAATTAGCGCCAAGACCTCACAACTCAGGTCATTACACGATTGAAGCATGCGATGTGTCACAGTTCGAACAGCATATCCGTGCGATTTGCGGAGTGCCATTAATCACGGTTCACGCACATGACGGGGCGGTTATGGTGAATTTGTTAGGGAAAGATGTGGAGCCATTCTTCGCACAGCTGGATAATAACCCGGATGCGCACATTCACATGTATGGAAAATCAGAGAATAAACCACTCAGAAAAATGGGCCATGTTACATTTATTGGAGACAATCCGTTAACGATATATAATGAACTAGTAGAAAAAAAGATAATTGAAGAAAACTAG
- the purE gene encoding 5-(carboxyamino)imidazole ribonucleotide mutase gives MAAQVGVIMGSISDWETMKHTCDALDELGISYEKEVISAHRTPEDMFEYAETARERELKVIIAGAGGAAHLPGMVASKTTLPVIGVPVKTSTLSGLDSLYSIVQMPGGVPVATVAIGKAGAKNAGILAAQIIGTSDAEVATRLANHQDSMKQKVSEMRDELANQ, from the coding sequence ATGGCAGCACAAGTTGGTGTGATCATGGGAAGTATCTCAGATTGGGAGACAATGAAGCATACATGTGATGCATTGGATGAACTAGGTATCAGCTATGAAAAAGAAGTAATTTCTGCACATCGTACACCTGAAGATATGTTCGAATATGCAGAGACAGCTCGAGAGAGAGAGTTGAAGGTCATTATTGCAGGTGCAGGTGGAGCAGCACATTTACCAGGAATGGTCGCATCAAAAACTACTTTACCGGTAATCGGCGTACCTGTTAAAACAAGCACGTTAAGTGGTCTGGACTCGCTCTATTCGATTGTTCAGATGCCAGGTGGTGTACCTGTTGCTACAGTTGCAATTGGAAAAGCAGGAGCAAAGAACGCGGGAATTCTAGCGGCGCAAATTATCGGAACGAGTGATGCAGAAGTTGCCACACGTTTAGCGAACCATCAGGACAGCATGAAACAAAAAGTGTCAGAAATGAGGGATGAGCTTGCCAACCAATAA
- the purS gene encoding phosphoribosylformylglycinamidine synthase subunit PurS, which produces MKLVKVHITLKEGVLDPQGKAVQGSLNTLGYDNVQEVRVGKYLELTVNDDANIEQEIEDMCSKLLANPVIENYSYTVEEGVAQ; this is translated from the coding sequence ATGAAACTAGTAAAAGTACACATTACATTAAAAGAAGGCGTACTAGATCCACAAGGTAAAGCTGTGCAAGGATCTTTAAATACATTAGGTTATGACAATGTACAGGAAGTTCGTGTTGGGAAATACCTTGAATTAACAGTGAACGATGACGCCAATATTGAGCAGGAAATTGAAGACATGTGCAGTAAGCTGCTTGCGAATCCAGTCATTGAGAATTATTCATATACAGTGGAAGAGGGGGTTGCACAGTGA
- a CDS encoding AraC family transcriptional regulator — MQGLEKMLESIDYIECHLNEDLLMKDIAAVACMSKFHFQRMFLMLTGYTVSEYIRNRRLTKAAHELVHSKAKVMDVALNYGYESPESFTKAFRKMHGISPSAAKKNPNSLKAYPKLSFQIQLKGDVEMDYKIVEKESFQVVGKSIRTSCVGGENHRNIANFWVESNQNGFTEKLAENGGNLGLLGICLDFDPQQEHITYLIGAEKNIDEFPKDWEERMVPAATWAVFPVHGPMPNAMPKVWERIFSEWFPSTGYQHAGGSEMEVYPSKQDPASEDYYSEIWIPIKQ, encoded by the coding sequence ATGCAAGGGCTTGAAAAAATGCTGGAGAGCATCGATTATATCGAATGCCATTTGAATGAGGATTTGTTGATGAAGGATATTGCTGCTGTAGCCTGTATGTCTAAATTTCATTTTCAACGAATGTTTCTTATGCTTACAGGCTATACAGTTAGTGAATATATTCGAAATCGCCGTCTAACGAAAGCTGCACATGAACTTGTTCATTCCAAAGCAAAGGTAATGGATGTTGCTTTGAACTATGGCTATGAAAGCCCTGAGTCTTTCACCAAAGCATTTCGGAAAATGCATGGAATCAGTCCATCAGCAGCAAAGAAAAATCCGAACTCGTTGAAGGCTTATCCAAAGCTCTCTTTTCAAATTCAGTTAAAGGGTGATGTGGAAATGGATTACAAAATTGTTGAAAAAGAATCGTTTCAAGTTGTGGGAAAAAGTATCCGAACCTCTTGTGTCGGAGGTGAGAATCACAGAAATATAGCGAATTTCTGGGTAGAATCGAATCAGAATGGATTCACAGAGAAGCTTGCTGAGAATGGTGGCAATCTAGGATTATTGGGTATCTGCCTGGATTTTGATCCACAACAGGAGCATATTACTTATTTAATAGGTGCCGAAAAAAATATCGACGAGTTTCCTAAGGATTGGGAAGAAAGAATGGTTCCAGCTGCAACATGGGCTGTTTTTCCGGTACACGGTCCAATGCCAAATGCGATGCCGAAAGTATGGGAGCGGATATTCTCAGAGTGGTTCCCGTCAACAGGCTATCAGCATGCAGGAGGATCAGAAATGGAAGTCTACCCAAGTAAACAAGATCCAGCCTCCGAGGATTACTACAGTGAAATTTGGATTCCTATCAAACAATAA
- the purL gene encoding phosphoribosylformylglycinamidine synthase subunit PurL, protein MLQAPELSPEQVEQDKVYQEMGLTDKEYDMIKDIMGRRPNFTEIGIFSVMWSEHCSYKTSKPLLKKFPTEGPQVVQGPGEGAGIVDIGDGQGVVFKVESHNHPSAVEPYQGAATGVGGIIRDVFSMGARPIASLNSLRFGNLNTGRVKYLFDEVVHGIAGYGNCVGVPTVGGEVQFDDCYEGNPLVNAMCVGLIDTKDIQKGIAAGEGNTIMYVGSKTGRDGIHGATFASEDLSEDSESKRSNVQVGDPFMEKLLIEACLEVIHSDALVGIQDMGAAGLTSSASEMASKAGMGMEMNLDLIPQREANMTAYEMMLSESQERMLLCVKKGEEQEIIDIFRKYNLEAVAVGEVTSDKMFRLLHNGEVVADIPVDNLAEDAPIFHKDSKVPAYYEEYQKMPAYLPEVTDHAKTLKQLLQQPTIASKEYVYDQYDSMVQANTVFSPGSDAAVLRVRGYDKALAMTTDCNSRYIYLDPEVGGKIAVAEAARNIVASGAKPLALTDGLNFGNPDKPENFWQMEKSVDGMSAASLKLNTPVISGNVSLYNESNGQAIFPTPVVGMVGLHESLDHITPSHFQNEGDLIYVIGETEAEFGGSELQNLLEGKYFGKAPAIDLDVEAKRQEQLLQAIRAGLVASAHDIAEGGLGVALAESLFDTKSFGADVQVTEDVTSALFSETQSRFVVTVSEANREAFEAKVQDAKRIGTVTNTKKLVVRSGETEAITEDVDTLQQLWKGAIPCLLKSKA, encoded by the coding sequence ATGTTGCAGGCGCCTGAACTTAGCCCGGAGCAAGTGGAGCAAGACAAAGTCTATCAAGAAATGGGTTTAACTGATAAAGAATATGACATGATCAAGGACATCATGGGTCGTCGTCCGAATTTCACTGAGATCGGTATCTTTTCTGTTATGTGGTCGGAGCATTGCAGTTACAAAACGTCGAAACCATTATTGAAGAAATTCCCGACAGAAGGACCACAGGTTGTCCAAGGTCCAGGTGAAGGTGCGGGGATCGTCGATATTGGTGATGGTCAAGGTGTTGTGTTTAAAGTGGAAAGTCATAATCACCCTTCTGCAGTAGAGCCATATCAAGGTGCAGCAACTGGTGTCGGTGGTATTATCCGTGATGTTTTCTCAATGGGTGCGCGCCCGATTGCATCCTTAAATTCCTTGCGCTTCGGTAATCTGAATACTGGTCGCGTTAAATACCTTTTTGATGAGGTTGTTCACGGTATTGCAGGTTACGGTAACTGTGTGGGAGTACCGACAGTTGGCGGCGAAGTACAGTTTGATGACTGCTATGAAGGGAATCCGCTGGTAAATGCGATGTGTGTCGGTCTCATTGATACAAAGGATATCCAAAAAGGGATTGCAGCAGGAGAAGGCAATACGATTATGTATGTTGGTTCAAAGACAGGGCGTGACGGTATTCACGGTGCAACCTTCGCTTCCGAAGATTTGTCTGAAGACTCTGAAAGCAAGCGTTCCAACGTTCAGGTTGGTGACCCTTTTATGGAAAAATTATTAATTGAAGCATGTTTAGAAGTGATTCATTCTGATGCATTAGTCGGAATCCAGGATATGGGTGCGGCAGGTCTTACCTCTTCTGCAAGTGAAATGGCAAGTAAAGCAGGCATGGGTATGGAAATGAACCTAGACCTGATCCCGCAACGTGAAGCGAATATGACGGCATATGAAATGATGCTTTCTGAATCACAAGAACGTATGCTGTTATGTGTGAAAAAAGGCGAAGAACAAGAAATTATTGATATTTTTAGAAAATATAATTTAGAAGCAGTTGCTGTTGGTGAGGTAACGAGCGATAAGATGTTCCGTCTATTGCACAATGGTGAAGTCGTAGCAGATATTCCAGTCGATAATTTAGCAGAGGATGCACCGATTTTTCATAAAGATTCTAAAGTGCCTGCTTATTATGAAGAATATCAAAAAATGCCAGCTTACCTTCCAGAAGTAACGGATCATGCCAAGACATTAAAGCAGTTATTACAACAACCAACGATTGCGAGCAAAGAATATGTCTATGACCAGTATGATTCGATGGTACAGGCCAATACCGTGTTCTCACCAGGTTCAGATGCAGCGGTACTACGTGTCCGCGGCTATGATAAGGCGTTAGCGATGACGACAGATTGTAACTCTCGCTATATTTATCTTGATCCAGAGGTTGGCGGCAAAATTGCCGTAGCGGAAGCAGCTCGTAATATTGTTGCATCAGGTGCAAAGCCGTTAGCGTTAACAGATGGTTTGAACTTCGGTAATCCAGATAAACCAGAGAACTTTTGGCAAATGGAAAAAAGCGTAGACGGTATGAGTGCCGCAAGCTTGAAACTCAACACACCAGTCATCAGCGGTAACGTATCACTTTACAATGAATCAAACGGTCAAGCGATCTTCCCAACTCCTGTAGTAGGGATGGTAGGCTTACATGAATCATTGGATCACATTACACCTTCTCACTTCCAGAATGAAGGGGACCTTATCTACGTGATCGGCGAAACAGAAGCAGAATTCGGTGGCAGTGAGCTGCAGAACCTGTTAGAGGGAAAGTATTTCGGTAAAGCGCCGGCGATCGACCTGGATGTCGAAGCAAAACGCCAGGAGCAATTACTGCAAGCAATCCGTGCAGGCCTAGTTGCATCTGCTCACGATATTGCAGAAGGTGGATTAGGTGTAGCATTAGCAGAAAGTCTGTTTGATACAAAATCATTTGGCGCAGATGTACAAGTAACAGAAGACGTAACGAGCGCATTATTTAGTGAAACACAATCGCGTTTTGTCGTGACAGTAAGTGAAGCAAACCGTGAAGCATTTGAAGCAAAAGTGCAAGATGCCAAGCGTATTGGAACGGTAACAAATACGAAGAAATTGGTTGTGCGAAGTGGTGAAACTGAAGCAATCACAGAAGATGTAGACACATTACAACAGCTGTGGAAAGGAGCTATCCCGTGCTTGCTGAAATCAAAGGCTTAA
- the purC gene encoding phosphoribosylaminoimidazolesuccinocarboxamide synthase, whose protein sequence is MKDKLLYEGKAKQVFTVADNPELLVLSYKNDATAFNGEKKAQFQGKGRYNNLISAKVFEYLHQHGINSHFKEALNETEQLVEKTTIIPLEVVIRNVAAGSIVRRIGVEEKRIFNPPVIELFYKDDDLGDPLINDQHALLLSDSTPEDLKKIKAMALQVNEQLQAFFKEINLQLVDFKLEFGRNAAGDIVLSDEVSPDTCRLWDIATGEKMDKDVFREDLGDLVTVYDNILSRLEAKQ, encoded by the coding sequence ATGAAAGACAAGCTGTTATATGAGGGGAAAGCAAAGCAAGTTTTCACCGTAGCGGACAATCCGGAATTACTAGTTCTTTCTTATAAAAATGATGCAACAGCCTTTAATGGAGAAAAGAAAGCACAATTCCAAGGAAAAGGCCGCTACAATAATTTAATTTCTGCGAAAGTGTTTGAATACCTGCATCAGCATGGTATTAACAGCCATTTTAAAGAGGCGTTGAATGAGACAGAACAATTAGTAGAGAAAACAACCATCATCCCACTTGAAGTAGTGATCCGTAATGTGGCGGCAGGAAGCATTGTCCGCCGCATCGGAGTGGAGGAAAAACGCATTTTTAATCCACCTGTTATTGAATTGTTCTATAAAGATGACGATTTGGGAGATCCACTGATTAATGATCAGCATGCGTTATTGCTGTCTGATTCTACACCAGAGGATTTAAAGAAAATCAAAGCAATGGCATTACAAGTCAACGAACAACTGCAAGCATTCTTTAAAGAAATTAACCTACAGCTTGTCGATTTCAAGTTAGAATTCGGCCGCAATGCAGCAGGTGACATTGTCCTTTCAGATGAGGTAAGTCCTGATACTTGTCGTCTGTGGGATATCGCAACCGGTGAAAAAATGGATAAAGACGTATTTCGTGAGGATTTAGGTGACTTAGTAACCGTATATGACAATATATTATCTCGACTGGAGGCAAAACAATGA
- a CDS encoding Hsp20/alpha crystallin family protein gives MDPFQHMNDWKNNLDHFFGGNFWDDFEHMIKPPIPAINMYELDSELIIYVNLPGIKDRKQVNVFVDHNVLELKGSLFPVEQSGKLIKQEIMQGDFSRQIDLPFAVREDRVTAHLKQGLMTIHLYRLVNDRKKKRVIDIEEFED, from the coding sequence TTGGATCCATTTCAACATATGAATGATTGGAAAAATAACTTAGATCATTTTTTCGGCGGAAACTTTTGGGATGACTTTGAGCACATGATAAAACCACCTATTCCTGCGATTAACATGTATGAATTAGACAGCGAATTAATCATTTATGTTAATTTGCCCGGAATTAAGGATCGTAAACAAGTGAACGTCTTTGTAGATCACAATGTACTGGAGTTAAAAGGCTCCCTGTTTCCGGTAGAACAGTCTGGAAAGCTGATCAAACAGGAAATAATGCAGGGGGATTTCTCAAGACAAATTGACTTGCCTTTTGCAGTAAGAGAGGATCGGGTTACTGCTCATTTAAAGCAAGGGCTGATGACGATTCATCTATACCGCTTGGTTAATGATCGGAAGAAGAAGCGTGTGATTGATATTGAGGAATTCGAGGATTAG
- a CDS encoding NETI motif-containing protein: protein MKFSVEEGETIEACLERIRQAGYEPTRRVEQPVFTEENGQPVPTGRTIEFDAKLAKSEH, encoded by the coding sequence ATGAAGTTTAGTGTGGAAGAAGGCGAAACAATCGAAGCATGTCTGGAACGAATTCGACAAGCTGGTTATGAGCCGACGCGAAGAGTGGAGCAGCCTGTTTTTACAGAAGAAAATGGGCAACCTGTTCCAACTGGAAGAACAATCGAATTTGATGCAAAATTAGCTAAATCCGAACATTAA
- the purB gene encoding adenylosuccinate lyase has product MIERYTREEMGKIWTDENRFKAWLEVEILACEAWSEMGIIPKEDVQKIRENASFDIDRIFEIEQDTRHDVVAFTRAVSETLGEEKKWVHYGLTSTDVVDTALSYMLKQANEIIRRDIVNFIDILKEKAIEHKNTVMMGRTHGVHAEPTTFGLKMALWYEEMKRNLERFDAAAKVIETGKLSGAVGTYANIDPFVEEFVCGKLGLQAAPVSTQTLQRDRHAQYLSALALVASSIEKFATEIRSLQKTETREVEEFFAKGQKGSSAMPHKRNPIGSENMTGMARVIRGYMMAAYENVSLWHERDISHSSAERVILPDATIALNYMLNRFGNIVKNLTVFPENMKRNIDRTYGVIFSQRVLLSLIDQGMSREEAYDMVQPNAMKAWETATPFRELIEQEERITSTLSKEQLDDCFDYTYHLKNVDQIFKKIGLA; this is encoded by the coding sequence ATGATTGAACGTTATACAAGAGAAGAAATGGGAAAGATCTGGACAGACGAGAATCGTTTTAAAGCATGGCTTGAGGTAGAAATTCTTGCGTGTGAAGCGTGGAGTGAAATGGGGATCATTCCAAAAGAAGACGTACAGAAAATAAGAGAAAATGCTTCATTCGATATTGATCGCATTTTTGAAATTGAACAAGATACACGTCACGATGTGGTGGCATTTACTCGTGCCGTATCAGAAACATTAGGTGAAGAGAAAAAGTGGGTTCACTATGGCTTAACTTCTACGGACGTTGTTGATACAGCATTGTCTTACATGTTAAAACAAGCGAATGAAATCATTCGTCGTGATATCGTCAACTTTATTGATATTTTAAAAGAAAAAGCAATCGAACATAAAAATACAGTGATGATGGGACGTACACACGGTGTCCACGCAGAACCAACGACATTTGGTTTGAAAATGGCATTATGGTATGAAGAAATGAAACGTAACCTTGAGCGCTTTGATGCTGCGGCCAAAGTGATCGAAACAGGTAAATTATCTGGTGCAGTTGGTACTTACGCCAACATCGATCCTTTCGTAGAAGAATTTGTTTGCGGGAAATTAGGCTTACAGGCAGCACCTGTTTCGACCCAGACCTTGCAGCGTGATCGTCATGCGCAATACTTGTCAGCACTGGCATTAGTCGCAAGCTCGATTGAGAAATTCGCTACGGAAATTCGCAGTCTTCAGAAAACAGAAACACGTGAAGTCGAAGAGTTTTTTGCAAAAGGTCAAAAAGGTTCTTCTGCGATGCCGCACAAACGTAATCCAATCGGATCCGAGAATATGACAGGGATGGCACGTGTGATTCGTGGATACATGATGGCTGCTTACGAGAACGTATCGTTATGGCATGAACGTGATATTTCTCACTCGTCTGCAGAACGTGTGATTTTACCAGATGCAACGATTGCTCTGAATTATATGCTGAACCGCTTCGGAAATATCGTTAAGAACTTAACGGTATTCCCAGAAAATATGAAACGCAATATTGATCGTACGTATGGTGTTATCTTCTCTCAACGTGTATTGCTTTCCTTGATTGATCAAGGCATGAGCCGTGAGGAAGCATATGACATGGTACAGCCGAATGCGATGAAAGCATGGGAAACAGCTACACCATTCCGTGAGTTAATTGAGCAGGAAGAACGCATTACCAGCACATTATCGAAAGAGCAACTAGATGATTGCTTTGACTATACGTATCACTTGAAAAATGTTGATCAGATCTTCAAAAAAATTGGCCTGGCATAA
- a CDS encoding class I SAM-dependent methyltransferase — protein sequence MNQQSLIKKFNKQAHYYSKRRHHDRMSKFRNKIFPEAYGKVVEVGIGTGLNFPIYTNDMELTGVDFSPEMLKIAAETAREYSVSTTLMESNIETIDFDENCFDTVVSSMTLCAYRHPVSVLAKFKKWCKPHGKILMMEHGISSRKSVALLQHTIDPLALKIVGCHQNRDIIELVKEADLQIIKKEQYLSGYLSLIWATP from the coding sequence ATGAATCAACAATCATTAATTAAAAAATTTAATAAACAGGCTCATTATTACAGTAAACGTCGGCACCATGATCGAATGTCCAAGTTCCGCAACAAAATCTTTCCTGAGGCATACGGGAAAGTAGTGGAAGTTGGCATCGGTACCGGTCTTAATTTTCCTATTTATACGAATGATATGGAACTAACAGGTGTGGATTTCAGTCCGGAAATGCTGAAAATCGCTGCGGAAACGGCCCGTGAATATTCCGTTTCTACAACACTCATGGAAAGCAATATCGAGACTATCGATTTTGACGAAAATTGTTTTGATACGGTCGTATCTTCCATGACCTTATGTGCATACCGACATCCAGTTTCTGTTCTTGCCAAGTTCAAAAAATGGTGTAAGCCTCACGGAAAAATTCTCATGATGGAACACGGAATTAGTTCAAGAAAATCTGTTGCCTTGCTGCAGCATACGATCGATCCGCTAGCTTTAAAAATCGTGGGATGTCATCAAAATCGAGATATTATTGAATTAGTGAAGGAAGCCGATTTACAGATAATAAAGAAAGAACAGTATTTATCAGGTTATTTATCTTTGATTTGGGCTACGCCTTAA